One Carettochelys insculpta isolate YL-2023 chromosome 15, ASM3395843v1, whole genome shotgun sequence DNA window includes the following coding sequences:
- the LOC142021204 gene encoding leukocyte cell-derived chemotaxin-2-like — protein MFPLKLIIFVALVSIVAAGPWGTICAGNPSNRVRGCDRHGCGHYGARRARGRKHRGVDVICNDGSTVYAPFSGNIDRRVNPYRRNNAINNGLQLRGSGFCIQMFYIRPVKYRGWISKGQKIGVMLPMRRVYPGITSHVHIQNCDRSNPTHNL, from the exons ATGTTCCCGCTCAAGCTGATCATTTTTGTCGCCTTGGTTTCCATTG TTGCTGCAGGACCCTGGGGAACAATATGTGCTGGCAATCCAAGCAACAGAGTAAGGGGCTGTGACCGTCATGGCTGTGGACATTATGGAGCTCGCAG AGCTCGTGGACGAAAGCACCGAGGGGTGGATGTAATATGCAATGATGGGTCAACAGTATATGCTCCTTTCAGTGGTAATATTGACAGACGAGTTAACCCCTACAGAAGGAATAATGCCATCAATAACGGTCTCCAACTTCGGGGATCAG GCTTCTGCATCCAAATGTTCTACATCAGGCCAGTTAAATACAGAGGCTGGATCAGCAAGGGACAAAAAATAGGAGTAATGCTGCCAATGAGAAGAGTGTATCCTGGTATCACATCTCATGTTCACATCCAGAACTGTGACCGCTCAAATCCCACTCACAATTTATAA